One Candidatus Parvarchaeota archaeon genomic region harbors:
- a CDS encoding 50S ribosomal protein L30e: MDWNPTGFLRCMQMADLAKSIRMSVESGKVIFGSRQVVKAALDGAAKAIVLSSTAPGSLAADIRHYAKLSGVPVINFGKPSKELGAICGVPYLVSAAAVLQVGNSDIMSCAPKPESNS, encoded by the coding sequence ATGGATTGGAACCCAACAGGATTTTTGAGGTGCATGCAAATGGCAGATTTGGCAAAATCAATCAGGATGAGCGTTGAGTCTGGAAAAGTGATATTTGGCAGCAGGCAGGTTGTAAAGGCAGCTCTGGACGGGGCGGCCAAAGCCATCGTGCTTTCAAGCACTGCGCCAGGGTCCCTTGCAGCCGACATCAGGCACTATGCAAAGCTTTCCGGAGTTCCAGTAATAAATTTTGGGAAGCCCTCAAAGGAGCTTGGGGCGATTTGCGGCGTGCCATACCTAGTATCAGCTGCAGCAGTATTGCAGGTTGGAAACTCGGACATAATGTCTTGCGCGCCAAAGCCTGAAAGCAATTCCTGA